From Amycolatopsis sp. cg9, one genomic window encodes:
- a CDS encoding biotin carboxylase N-terminal domain-containing protein, translating to MIQNLLVANRGEIARRVFRSCRDAGIGTVAVFSDADADAPHALEADAAVRLPGNAPSETYLRAELLVKAAADTGADAVHPGYGFLSENAAFARAVLDAGLTWVGPPPAAIETMGSKVESKRLMAAAGVPVLAELDPASVTEDDLPLLVKASAGGGGRGMRVVRSLDELAEAVEGASAEAGSAFGDPTVFCERYLETGRHIEVQVLADTHGTVWAVGERECSIQRRHQKVVEEAPSPFVDDALRAELFDAARKAAKAIDYVGAGTVEFLAGPDGRFYFLEMNTRLQVEHPVTENVTGLDLVALQLRVAEGEHLPADPPPAVGHSIEVRLYAEDPAAGWQPQSGTLHTFEVPDVDRQFTQGAGLRLDSGFESGSVVGVHYDPMLAKVITWAPTRAEAARRLAKALAAAKVHGVVTNRDLLVNILRHEAFLAGETDTAFFDRHGLDTLAAPLATPDTERLSALAAALADAAGNRASATTQGRLPSGWRNVRSAGQRKVFTVAGREHEVVYSLTRDGLRAEGFEADLVSAAPGRVVLDVAGVRRTFDVARRDGVSYVDSALGSVALRAEPRFADPDAALAAGSLVAPMPGTVVRLAVQAGDPVKAGDPLLWLEAMKMEHRIAAPADGVVAELPVTVGQQVEVGTILAVVGEAE from the coding sequence ATGATCCAGAACCTGCTGGTCGCCAACCGCGGCGAGATCGCCCGCCGCGTCTTCCGCAGTTGCCGCGACGCCGGGATCGGCACGGTGGCGGTGTTCTCCGACGCCGATGCCGACGCGCCCCATGCCCTGGAAGCCGACGCGGCCGTCCGGCTGCCCGGCAACGCGCCGAGCGAGACGTACCTGCGGGCCGAGCTGCTGGTCAAGGCCGCGGCCGACACCGGCGCCGACGCCGTCCACCCGGGTTACGGCTTCCTGTCCGAGAACGCCGCGTTCGCGCGCGCCGTGCTCGACGCGGGGCTGACCTGGGTCGGGCCGCCGCCGGCGGCCATCGAGACCATGGGCTCCAAAGTGGAGTCCAAGCGGCTGATGGCCGCCGCGGGGGTCCCGGTGCTGGCCGAACTGGACCCGGCGTCGGTCACCGAAGACGACCTTCCGCTGCTGGTCAAGGCCTCCGCCGGGGGTGGTGGCCGCGGGATGCGCGTGGTCCGCTCGCTCGACGAGCTGGCCGAGGCGGTGGAGGGCGCCAGTGCGGAGGCCGGGTCCGCGTTCGGTGACCCGACCGTCTTCTGCGAGCGGTACCTGGAGACCGGGCGCCACATCGAGGTCCAGGTCCTGGCCGACACCCACGGCACGGTGTGGGCGGTGGGGGAGCGCGAGTGCTCGATCCAGCGCCGCCACCAGAAGGTCGTCGAAGAAGCGCCTTCGCCGTTCGTCGACGACGCCTTGCGCGCGGAGCTGTTCGACGCCGCGCGCAAGGCCGCCAAGGCGATCGACTACGTCGGCGCGGGCACGGTCGAGTTCCTCGCCGGGCCCGACGGCCGGTTCTACTTCCTCGAGATGAACACGCGGTTGCAGGTCGAGCACCCGGTGACCGAGAACGTCACCGGCCTCGACCTGGTCGCGCTGCAGCTGCGCGTCGCCGAGGGCGAGCACCTCCCGGCCGATCCGCCGCCCGCGGTGGGCCACTCCATCGAGGTCCGGCTCTACGCCGAAGACCCGGCCGCGGGCTGGCAGCCGCAGAGCGGCACGCTGCACACGTTCGAAGTACCGGACGTCGACCGGCAGTTCACCCAGGGCGCCGGGCTCCGGCTCGACTCGGGGTTCGAGAGCGGTTCGGTGGTGGGCGTCCACTACGACCCGATGCTGGCCAAGGTGATCACCTGGGCGCCGACCCGCGCCGAGGCCGCCCGGCGGCTCGCGAAGGCCTTGGCGGCGGCGAAGGTCCACGGCGTCGTCACCAACCGCGACCTCCTGGTGAACATCCTGCGGCACGAAGCCTTCCTCGCCGGGGAGACCGACACGGCGTTCTTCGACCGCCACGGTCTCGACACCCTGGCCGCGCCGCTGGCCACGCCCGACACCGAGCGGCTGTCCGCGCTGGCCGCGGCGCTGGCGGACGCGGCGGGCAACCGCGCGTCGGCGACCACGCAGGGCAGGCTGCCGAGCGGCTGGCGCAACGTGCGCTCGGCCGGGCAGCGCAAGGTCTTCACCGTCGCCGGCCGCGAGCACGAGGTCGTCTACTCGCTCACCCGGGACGGCCTGCGGGCCGAGGGGTTCGAGGCGGACCTGGTCAGCGCCGCGCCGGGCCGGGTCGTGCTGGACGTCGCCGGGGTGCGGCGCACCTTCGACGTCGCCCGCCGCGACGGGGTGTCCTACGTGGACTCGGCGCTCGGGTCGGTGGCGCTCCGGGCCGAGCCGCGGTTCGCCGACCCGGATGCCGCGCTGGCCGCGGGGTCGCTGGTCGCGCCGATGCCGGGCACCGTCGTGCGGCTCGCCGTGCAGGCCGGGGATCCGGTCAAGGCCGGTGATCCGCTGCTGTGGCTCGAAGCGATGAAGATGGAACACCGGATCGCCGCCCCCGCCGACGGCGTGGTGGCGGAACTGCCGGTGACAGTGGGACAGCAGGTCGAAGTGGGCACGATCCTCGCGGTGGTGGGAGAAGCGGAATGA
- a CDS encoding acyl-CoA dehydrogenase family protein: MNAMNFIEPEERIALRKAVAELGAKYGHEYYARKARADEKTHELWDEAGRLGYLGVNIPEEYGGGGAGIADLAAVLEELAAAGSPLLLMVVSPAICGTVISRFGTEEQKKQWLPGIADGSKRMVFAITEPDAGSNSHKITTTAKRDGDGWVLSGRKVYISGVDEADAVLVVGRTEDAKTGKLKPALFILPTGTEGFEYTKIPMDIVAPENQFSLFLDDVRLPAEALVGEEDAAIAQLFAGLNPERIMGASFSLGIARYALAKAVGYANERQVWGAPIGTHQGLAHPLAEIKIELELAKLMTQKAASLYDSGDDFGAGESANMAKYAAAEVAIRATDQAVQTHGGNGLATEYGLGTLVTAVRLGRIAPVSREMVLNFVGQHSLGLPKSY; this comes from the coding sequence ATGAACGCCATGAACTTCATCGAGCCGGAAGAGCGGATCGCGCTCCGCAAGGCCGTCGCCGAGCTCGGGGCCAAGTACGGGCACGAGTACTACGCGCGCAAGGCCCGCGCGGACGAGAAGACCCACGAGCTGTGGGACGAGGCCGGCCGGCTGGGCTACCTCGGCGTCAACATCCCCGAGGAGTACGGCGGCGGGGGCGCGGGCATCGCCGACCTCGCCGCGGTGCTCGAAGAGCTCGCCGCCGCGGGCTCGCCGCTGCTGCTCATGGTCGTCTCGCCGGCCATCTGCGGCACCGTGATCTCCCGCTTCGGCACCGAAGAGCAGAAGAAGCAGTGGCTGCCCGGCATCGCCGACGGCAGCAAGCGGATGGTCTTCGCGATCACCGAGCCGGACGCCGGGTCGAACTCGCACAAGATCACCACCACCGCCAAGCGCGACGGCGACGGCTGGGTCCTCAGCGGACGCAAGGTCTACATCTCCGGCGTCGACGAGGCCGACGCGGTGCTCGTCGTCGGCCGCACCGAGGACGCCAAGACCGGCAAGCTCAAGCCCGCGCTGTTCATCCTGCCGACCGGCACCGAGGGCTTCGAGTACACGAAGATCCCGATGGACATCGTCGCGCCGGAGAACCAGTTCTCGCTGTTCCTCGACGACGTCAGGCTCCCGGCCGAGGCGCTGGTCGGCGAGGAGGACGCGGCCATCGCGCAGCTGTTCGCCGGCCTCAACCCGGAACGCATCATGGGCGCGTCGTTCTCCCTCGGCATCGCCCGGTACGCGCTGGCCAAGGCCGTCGGCTACGCGAACGAGCGGCAGGTCTGGGGCGCGCCGATCGGCACCCACCAGGGGCTCGCGCACCCGCTGGCCGAGATCAAGATCGAGCTGGAGCTCGCGAAGCTGATGACGCAGAAGGCGGCGTCGCTCTACGACTCCGGCGACGACTTCGGCGCCGGCGAGTCGGCCAACATGGCCAAGTACGCCGCCGCCGAGGTCGCGATCCGCGCGACCGACCAGGCCGTGCAGACCCACGGCGGCAACGGCCTCGCCACCGAATACGGCCTCGGCACGCTGGTCACGGCGGTGCGGCTGGGCCGGATCGCGCCGGTCAGCCGCGAGATGGTGCTCAACTTCGTCGGCCAGCACAGCCTCGGCCTGCCCAAGTCCTACTAG
- a CDS encoding SDR family oxidoreductase, with the protein MSTLDGKTVIMSGGSRGIGEAIALRAAKDGANIALLAKTAEPHPKLPGTIYTAAEAIEKAGGHALPILGDVRDDDGVAAAVAKTVEQFGGIDIVVNNASAIDLTPTEQVSMKRYDLMQDINARGTFLLSKLAIPHLRASANAHILTLSPPISLDEKWFTAGHLAYSIAKYSMSLVTVGLAAELRKDGVAVNSLWPRTTIDTAAIRNVVGAELADRSRTPEIMADAAYAILTKPSGAATGNFFLDDEVLRGEGITDFSRYRIGGSEEDLQLDFWVDPA; encoded by the coding sequence ATGTCCACTCTGGACGGCAAGACCGTCATCATGTCCGGCGGCAGCCGGGGCATCGGCGAGGCGATCGCGCTCCGGGCGGCGAAGGACGGCGCGAACATCGCCCTGCTGGCGAAGACCGCCGAGCCGCACCCGAAGCTGCCCGGCACGATCTACACCGCCGCGGAGGCCATCGAGAAGGCCGGCGGGCACGCGCTGCCGATCCTCGGCGACGTCCGCGACGACGACGGTGTCGCGGCCGCGGTGGCGAAGACCGTCGAGCAGTTCGGCGGCATCGACATCGTCGTGAACAACGCGAGCGCCATCGACCTGACGCCGACCGAGCAGGTCAGCATGAAGCGCTACGACCTGATGCAGGACATCAACGCGCGCGGCACGTTCCTGCTGTCCAAACTGGCCATCCCGCACCTGCGGGCGTCGGCGAACGCGCACATCCTGACGCTGTCGCCGCCGATCAGCCTCGACGAGAAGTGGTTCACCGCCGGGCACCTCGCGTACAGCATCGCGAAGTACTCGATGAGCCTGGTGACCGTCGGGCTCGCCGCGGAACTGAGGAAGGACGGCGTCGCGGTCAACTCGCTGTGGCCGCGCACGACGATCGACACCGCGGCGATCCGCAACGTCGTCGGCGCCGAGCTGGCCGACCGCAGCCGCACGCCGGAGATCATGGCCGACGCCGCGTACGCGATCCTCACCAAGCCGAGTGGCGCGGCGACCGGGAACTTCTTCCTGGACGACGAAGTGCTGCGCGGCGAGGGGATCACGGACTTCTCGCGGTACCGCATCGGCGGCTCGGAGGAAGACCTGCAGCTGGACTTCTGGGTGGACCCGGCTTGA
- a CDS encoding TetR/AcrR family transcriptional regulator has protein sequence MTGVREPQQERSRTTRRRLIEAALDSFGERGWHGVTVAGIAERAGVSRGAAQHHFPAREDLVVAAVDLLGQSQIDELRAQAADLPTGASRIERVVEMVLNLYTGPLFRAALQLWSVAATDDALRDVLVPLEARVGREAHRVTVELLGVDESRPGVRELVQATLDLGRGLGLANLLTDDTRRRKQIVREWARALELRLAVTGSA, from the coding sequence TTGACCGGCGTCCGCGAACCCCAGCAGGAACGCAGCCGCACCACGCGGCGGCGGCTGATCGAGGCCGCGCTCGACAGCTTCGGCGAGCGCGGCTGGCACGGCGTCACGGTGGCCGGGATCGCCGAGCGGGCCGGCGTGTCCCGCGGCGCCGCCCAGCACCACTTCCCGGCCCGCGAGGACCTCGTGGTGGCGGCGGTCGACCTGCTCGGCCAGTCGCAGATCGACGAGCTGCGGGCCCAGGCCGCAGACCTGCCGACGGGCGCGTCCCGGATCGAGCGCGTCGTGGAGATGGTGCTGAACCTCTACACCGGGCCGCTGTTCCGCGCGGCCCTGCAGCTCTGGTCGGTCGCGGCGACCGACGACGCCCTGCGGGACGTGCTGGTCCCGCTGGAGGCGAGGGTCGGCCGGGAGGCGCACCGGGTCACGGTGGAACTCCTGGGCGTCGACGAGTCCCGGCCGGGCGTGCGCGAACTGGTCCAGGCCACCCTGGACCTCGGCCGCGGCCTGGGCCTGGCGAACCTGCTGACCGACGACACCCGGCGGCGCAAGCAGATCGTGCGGGAGTGGGCGCGGGCGCTGGAACTGCGGCTCGCGGTCACCGGAAGCGCCTGA